From one Peredibacter starrii genomic stretch:
- a CDS encoding sensor histidine kinase — MGVISELNPTLTEEIQRVAQIGYWKYLLDKGELQGSQIIYDIHEVPKGTDITLTDAMNFYHPNSREILESHFQACIEKGIPYDLEVLILTFKKNKKWVRTIGHPKIVDGKVTEVYGVFQDITHKKSLYDEILDSKERMDFILSSIKMGVWEWDCTNNRLHWDDTIFEMIEVMRGEIKSEAELYDKIIHPDDREMVTEAIQESLNKRSEFNLRYRIITPKGNTKYIMARGKVYKRDGITWFTGLSWDVTHETNLQETIKVQQTKIQTSARMASLGEMASGIAHEINNPLSVIQTQADFLKLKLKKHALNEDTIQTGLDKIIETCGRIVKIVKGLRTFSRHAENDPMTLVQLDEVLNDSISLISQKLNYSSIEVSIDKEDNLIVMGRPAQLGQVFLNLLSNSFDAIATLDKKWINIEVKRVGDKVRLRFVDSGTGIMDPHVTHIFQPFYTTKDVGKGTGLGLSISKGIIEEHGGKLHYDHCSKNTTFVIELPAVNS; from the coding sequence ATGGGTGTAATCAGTGAGCTCAATCCTACATTAACGGAAGAGATTCAGCGGGTAGCGCAAATTGGCTACTGGAAATATCTGCTAGATAAAGGTGAACTTCAAGGAAGTCAGATCATCTATGATATTCATGAGGTGCCTAAGGGTACTGATATTACCCTGACTGACGCCATGAATTTTTATCATCCTAATTCCCGTGAGATTTTAGAAAGTCATTTTCAGGCCTGCATTGAGAAAGGCATCCCGTATGATCTTGAAGTGCTGATCCTGACTTTCAAGAAAAACAAAAAGTGGGTGCGCACGATTGGCCATCCCAAAATAGTGGACGGAAAAGTGACCGAGGTCTATGGAGTCTTTCAGGACATTACACATAAAAAGTCTCTCTATGATGAAATCCTGGACTCAAAAGAAAGGATGGATTTCATTCTTTCTTCCATTAAGATGGGCGTCTGGGAATGGGACTGTACTAATAATAGGCTCCATTGGGATGACACTATTTTTGAAATGATTGAGGTCATGCGGGGTGAAATAAAATCCGAGGCCGAATTGTACGATAAAATCATTCATCCCGATGACAGGGAGATGGTCACGGAGGCCATTCAAGAATCTCTCAATAAACGTAGCGAGTTTAACCTGCGCTACCGAATTATCACGCCCAAGGGCAATACTAAGTACATCATGGCCCGGGGGAAAGTTTATAAAAGAGATGGAATTACTTGGTTCACAGGACTCAGTTGGGACGTGACTCATGAAACCAATCTGCAAGAAACGATCAAGGTTCAGCAGACCAAAATTCAAACTTCGGCCAGAATGGCAAGCTTAGGTGAGATGGCAAGTGGCATCGCTCATGAAATAAACAATCCGCTTTCAGTCATTCAGACCCAGGCCGATTTTTTGAAATTAAAGCTTAAGAAGCATGCTTTGAATGAAGATACGATTCAAACTGGATTAGATAAAATCATCGAGACTTGCGGAAGGATCGTAAAAATCGTCAAAGGTCTCAGGACCTTTTCCCGTCATGCAGAAAATGATCCAATGACCTTAGTTCAATTAGATGAAGTTCTGAATGATTCAATAAGCCTCATTTCTCAAAAATTAAATTATTCATCGATTGAAGTGAGTATTGATAAAGAAGACAATTTGATCGTCATGGGTCGACCGGCACAGCTGGGCCAGGTGTTTTTGAATCTTCTAAGTAATTCGTTTGATGCCATCGCGACGTTAGATAAAAAATGGATCAATATTGAAGTGAAGCGAGTTGGGGACAAAGTCCGATTACGATTTGTTGATTCGGGAACTGGAATTATGGACCCCCATGTCACACATATTTTTCAGCCATTTTACACCACAAAGGATGTTGGGAAGGGAACAGGATTAGGTTTATCTATCTCGAAAGGCATCATTGAGGAGCATGGAGGAAAACTTCATTACGACCATTGTTCTAAAAACACCACTTTTGTGATTGAACTCCCCGCAGTAAACTCCTAA
- a CDS encoding SDR family NAD(P)-dependent oxidoreductase, protein MQLFIITGASRGLGLALTELALNEKHLVISISRTNTIIHPSHFHLSHNLSTWKGLETKLMKAMGKIDVKKVRAIHLINNAAAIEPIGEIQDFDQTEIEKHIALNFTTPIFLSRWLLNTFKKKTCPVTITNISSGAALHPIINWSLYCSTKSGLKMFTDCLNEDFKHRKNFRALSFAPGVMDTDMQATIRKQSKQKFKNVERFKELKDKRQLLPPDKVARGLYDLLQSPEKVDQTFYDIREM, encoded by the coding sequence ATGCAGCTTTTTATCATCACAGGTGCTTCGCGAGGTCTTGGCCTGGCGCTCACAGAGCTTGCACTCAATGAGAAACATCTCGTTATTTCCATCTCCCGCACGAATACAATTATCCACCCAAGTCATTTTCATCTTTCGCATAACCTTTCAACTTGGAAAGGGCTTGAGACAAAACTCATGAAGGCCATGGGAAAAATTGATGTAAAAAAAGTAAGGGCCATTCATCTAATTAATAATGCTGCGGCCATTGAACCCATCGGAGAAATTCAGGATTTTGATCAGACTGAGATCGAAAAACACATCGCCCTTAATTTCACCACCCCTATTTTCCTTTCACGTTGGCTGCTGAACACTTTCAAAAAGAAAACATGTCCAGTGACAATAACAAATATCAGTTCAGGGGCGGCCCTCCATCCCATTATCAATTGGTCACTTTATTGTTCAACGAAAAGTGGACTAAAAATGTTCACTGATTGCCTGAATGAAGATTTCAAACACCGAAAGAACTTCCGCGCCCTTAGCTTCGCTCCGGGAGTCATGGACACGGATATGCAGGCGACAATTCGAAAGCAGTCGAAGCAGAAATTTAAAAATGTAGAAAGATTTAAGGAGTTAAAAGACAAGAGACAGCTTCTTCCTCCCGATAAGGTAGCGCGAGGACTATATGACCTTTTGCAGTCCCCTGAGAAAGTAGATCAAACATTTTATGATATAAGGGAAATGTAA
- a CDS encoding CRTAC1 family protein — protein MKKLILVPTLLSVLTGCSTQNPFREAASIKENNDPIFEDVTATSDVASESTPSIVIGDFDKDGRVDFIAKDRLYKNISTRDSIRFEDVTQEMNLHFLKGQPLFMDVNNDGNLDIVTSKGQVHLLKDNQYHEVGQRYGLKLPDDVFTISFGDLNRDGFPDILVGRQEKSENNQFNFVPPKVFLNQNGKSFLEVSNKHEMNNYPAYVRGIAWADFDNNSSPDIYYSNYRLRQNFLFQLNRGKMVDVAKKLNVQGEYDTKRYYDSYHKKNFGPLYGHTIGSVWADLNNDGNLDLWVSNLVHKFVGMSPKGSYDYRGYVCDDSKVYKNTGAPHYNFVDVRKNSGLPVKPIGDFSKYKGDELWSHSTAADFDNDGLLDMYVSQVYNFNYAHSLLFRNKGNFQFENVSKSGPMVLDSYAGAWADFNNDGKMDLIVSGREGVGIPARLRIFKNVDASNNRYLKIRLTGKKSGTIPVTTQVRVYHAKGLVMRQVEGTTGTFNQQNDPVLHFGLGKISKVSKIVINWSSGQTQVITNPKISSTLNIVEP, from the coding sequence ATGAAGAAGCTGATTCTGGTTCCAACTCTCCTTTCAGTGCTTACTGGTTGTTCGACTCAAAATCCTTTTCGTGAAGCCGCCTCCATCAAAGAAAATAATGATCCAATTTTTGAAGACGTAACTGCGACATCAGATGTCGCATCTGAAAGTACTCCTTCCATTGTGATAGGCGACTTTGATAAAGATGGCAGAGTTGATTTCATTGCCAAAGATCGTTTGTATAAAAACATTTCCACTCGCGACTCGATTCGTTTTGAAGATGTAACTCAAGAAATGAATCTGCACTTCCTAAAAGGCCAACCTCTTTTTATGGATGTTAATAACGATGGGAATCTAGATATTGTAACGAGTAAAGGGCAAGTTCATCTCTTAAAGGACAATCAGTATCACGAGGTGGGACAAAGATACGGTCTTAAACTACCCGACGATGTCTTCACAATCTCTTTCGGTGATCTCAATCGCGATGGCTTCCCGGATATTCTTGTAGGGCGCCAGGAAAAAAGTGAAAACAATCAATTTAACTTCGTACCTCCGAAAGTTTTCCTAAACCAGAACGGCAAATCATTTCTTGAAGTAAGTAATAAGCATGAAATGAATAACTATCCGGCCTATGTACGTGGAATTGCCTGGGCCGATTTTGACAACAACTCAAGTCCCGATATCTATTATTCAAACTATCGGCTGAGGCAGAATTTTCTTTTCCAATTAAATCGGGGAAAGATGGTGGACGTGGCAAAAAAACTCAATGTTCAGGGCGAATACGATACGAAACGCTATTATGATTCCTACCACAAAAAGAACTTCGGCCCCCTTTATGGCCACACCATCGGGTCGGTCTGGGCAGATTTAAATAACGATGGAAATCTTGATTTATGGGTATCTAATCTGGTTCACAAGTTTGTAGGAATGTCTCCAAAAGGCTCTTATGATTATCGCGGATATGTGTGTGACGATTCAAAGGTCTATAAAAATACCGGTGCTCCTCACTACAATTTTGTGGATGTAAGAAAGAACTCAGGTCTACCCGTAAAGCCGATTGGTGATTTTTCAAAATATAAGGGCGATGAGCTATGGTCCCATTCAACTGCCGCCGATTTTGATAATGATGGTCTCCTCGACATGTATGTCTCTCAGGTCTACAACTTTAACTACGCCCATTCTCTTCTTTTTAGAAATAAAGGAAATTTTCAATTTGAAAACGTCAGCAAAAGTGGGCCAATGGTTCTTGATAGCTATGCGGGGGCCTGGGCGGACTTTAATAACGATGGAAAAATGGACCTCATCGTTTCAGGTCGCGAGGGAGTTGGAATTCCAGCAAGACTCAGAATTTTCAAAAACGTTGATGCTTCAAACAATCGCTACCTTAAAATTCGACTTACCGGTAAAAAATCAGGAACTATTCCTGTGACGACTCAGGTAAGAGTTTATCATGCTAAAGGTCTGGTGATGAGACAGGTGGAAGGAACAACAGGAACTTTTAACCAACAAAATGATCCTGTTCTTCATTTTGGTCTCGGTAAAATCTCGAAGGTTTCAAAGATTGTGATCAACTGGAGCTCAGGTCAAACTCAGGTCATTACCAACCCTAAAATTAGTAGCACTTTAAATATTGTCGAGCCCTAA